One Ricinus communis isolate WT05 ecotype wild-type chromosome 1, ASM1957865v1, whole genome shotgun sequence DNA window includes the following coding sequences:
- the LOC8281923 gene encoding protein LSM12 homolog A: MEGSNNNNSEEFAVGCFLSIKTILGDEFEGQVITFDRPSNILVLQEGSKHGPRRNIRFLKANYIKEFSFLGQAEDPLDVKKCYIDLHSLQAREELALRQAEAEAERLGVGVTAEAQNIFDALSKTLPVRWDKTVIVVMNEVRVNNPYLPECVSGGTPAANERVKKVLEFERKRLQARGTGQ; encoded by the exons ATGGAAGGtagcaacaacaacaacagcgAGGAATTTGCAGTGGGTTGCTTTCTTTCCATCAAGACCATATTAGGTGACGAATTCGAAGGCCAAGTCATCACCTTTGACCGCCCTTCCAACATCCTCGTACTTc AAGAGGGATCAAAACATGGGCCTCGGAGAAATATAAGGTTTTTGAAAGCTAATTATATAAAGGAGTTTTCCTTTCTTGGTCAAGCTGAAGACCCGCTTGATGTTAAGAAGTGTTATATTGACCTTCATAGTCTCCAAGCTAGAGAAGAATTGGCTTTAAG GCAGGCAGAAGCAGAGGCAGAGAGACTTGGAGTTGGTGTCACTGCTGAGGCTCAGAACATCTTTGATGCCTTGTCTAAAAC GCTTCCAGTGCGCTGGGACAAGACTGTCATAGTGGTTATGAATGAAGTGCGTGTTAACAATCCATATCTCCCTGAATGTGTAAGTGGAGGAACTCCTGCTGCTAATGAAAGGGTGAAGAAAGTG CTCGAGTTTGAAAGGAAGAGGCTGCAAGCTCGTGGTACTGGTCAATAA
- the LOC8281922 gene encoding xyloglucan O-acetyltransferase 1 — protein MRKGKEMGNLSPTKDHSFPSLTKKLLPWTFYAIIPFVLFRLYFYPCPLLHNNPVLISTSSFPFSPSPSTLEAKNSVEKTPCDYTNGNWVYEKRGPLYNGTTCGTIKEGQNCISHGRPDTAYLYWRWKPKQCNLPRFDPNIFLNLLRNKHLAFIGDSMARNQLESLLCMLSTASAPKLVYRDGEDNKFRRWYFGSHNVNISVYWSPFLVRGVEKSSTGPNHNELYLDQVDEKWAVDMDGLDMIVLSIGHWFLHPAVYYEGDSILGCHFCPGLNHTEIGFYDVLSNALKTTLKTITERRGTNGNGIDVIVTTFSPSHFEGDWDKFGACPKTKPYHEREKSLEGMDAEMRKIEIEQVEAAKLNALQFDKLRIEALDVTKLSLLRPDGHPGPYMYPFPFANGVTERVQNDCVHWCLPGPIDTWNEILLQVIKRWEYESIREE, from the exons ATGAGAAAAGGCAAAGAAATGGGCAACTTAAGTCCAACAAAAGACCattcttttccttctcttaCCAAGAAGCTTCTTCCATGGACCTTTTATGCTATTAtcccttttgttttgtttcgTTTATATTTTTACCCTTGCCCTCTTCTTCACAATAATCCTGTTCTCATCTCCACTTcatcttttcccttttctccttctccttctaCACTAG AAGCAAAAAATTCTGTAGAAAAAACTCCATGTGACTACACTAATGGCAATTGGGTCTATGAAAAGAGAGGACCTTTGTATAATGGAACAACCTGTGGCACAATCAAAGAAGGTCAGAATTGCATTTCTCATGGCAGGCCTGATACGGCTTATCTTTACTGGAGATGGAAACCAAAGCAATGCAATCTTCCAAGGTTTGACCccaatatatttcttaatctCCTTAGGAATAAGCACTTAGCTTTTATTGGTGATTCTATGGCTAGAAATCAATTGGAGTCACTTCTTTGCATGTTATCCACTGCCTCTGCTCCTAAGCTTGTTTATAGAGATGGTGAAGATAATAAGTTTCGCAGATGGTATTTTGGTTCACATAATGTCAACATATCAGTCTATTGGTCACCATTTCTTGTAAGAGGTGTGGAAAAATCAAGTACTGGTCCAAATCATAATGAATTGTATTTGGATCAAGTCGATGAGAAATGGGCTGTTGATATGGATGGACTTGATATGATCGTGTTATCAATTGGGCATTGGTTTCTCCATCCAGCAGTTTATTATGAGGGTGATTCTATACTGGGTTGCCATTTCTGTCCTGGTCTTAATCACACTGAAATAGGGTTTTATGATGTTTTGAGCAATGCTTTAAAGACTACACTTAAGACTATAACTGAAAGGAGAGGGACTAACGGCAATGGGATTGATGTAATTGTTACTACTTTTTCACCTTCACATTTTGAAGGCGACTGGGATAAGTTTGGTGCTTGTCCAAAAACTAAGCCTTATCATGAGAGGGAGAAATCACTTGAAGGAATGGATGCAGAGATGAGGAAAATCGAAATTGAACAAGTTGAAGCTGCAAAGTTGAACGCTTTGCAATTTGATAAGTTGCGAATAGAGGCATTGGACGTGACCAAATTATCGCTACTGCGGCCGGATGGTCACCCAGGACCATATATGTATCCATTTCCATTTGCTAATGGTGTTACTGAGCGTGTGCAAAATGATTGTGTGCATTGGTGTTTGCCAGGGCCTATAGATACTTGGAATGAGATATTACTACAAGTGATTAAAAGATGGGAATATGAATCAATAAGAGAAGAATAA
- the LOC8281921 gene encoding uncharacterized protein LOC8281921: MAALLSFSLNLYSDPQTHQRSLFFSSSPNNPIKHPFFPSQKTQCFRFKSSFSSHSSSSSPSTTEESPTASPSSTYSNLEDSFKTGSFLSNEELEKLKTLEKFTYFQELKTGSLLVRVMRPEEMDITVKLLAESFAESMLLPVGYVSLLRFLVKQYLIERRAVMPHAVTLVGFYIGKDEGNNGDGEEEEEMLAGTVEVCFDKRGANASPPTPVPPKNSPYICNMTVKDSLRRRGIGWNLLKASEELISQMSCKGEVYLHCRMIDSAPFNMYIKAGYDVVKTDSILILLMLQRRKHLMCKKLPVLDDPSEVNLSDST, translated from the exons ATGGCTGCATTACTCTCATTCTCTCTGAATCTCTACTCAGATCCACAGACCCACCAAAGGTCACTATTTTTTTCATCTTCTCCAAATAATCCTATCAAACACCCATTTTTCCCTTCTCAGAAGACTCAATGTTTCCGCTTCAAATCCTCATTCTCTTCAcactcctcttcttcttctccttcaaCAACAGAAGAATCACCTACTGCTTCTCCTTCTTCTACTTATTCAAATCTTGAAGATTCTTTCAAAACAGGAAGCTTTTTAAGCAATGAAGAGCTCGAAAAGCTTAAAACCCTTGAAAAGTTTACGTATTTTCAAGAATTAAAAACTGGGTCTTTGTTGGTTAGAGTGATGAGGCCAGAGGAGATGGATATCACAGTGAAATTACTAGCTGAATCTTTTGCCGAGTCTATGTTATTGCCTGTTGGGTATGTATCTTTGTTGAGATTCTTGGTGAAGCAGTACTTGATTGAGAGAAGAGCGGTGATGCCACATGCTGTTACACTCGTTGGTTTTTATATAGGGAAAGATGAAGGTAATAATGGAGATGGTGAAGAGGAAGAGGAGATGTTGGCAGGGACGGTGGAAGTGTGTTTTGATAAAAGGGGTGCTAATGCTTCTCCTCCTACGCCAGTTCCTCCTAAGAATTCTCcttatatttgtaatatgacTGTTAAGGACTCACTTCGTAG GAGGGGCATTGGTTGGAATCTTTTGAAGGCAAGTGAGGAACTGATTTCTCAAATGAGTTGCAAAGGAGAGGTGTACTTGCATTGCAGAATGATTGATTCGGCTCCCTTCAACATGTATATAAAAGCAGGGTATGATGTTGTTAAGACAGATAGTATATTGATCCTGCTGATGTTGCAGAGACGTAAGCATTTGATGTGCAAGAAACTTCCAGTCTTAGATGACCCTTCTGAAGTCAATTTGTCAGACTCTACATGA